Below is a window of Streptomyces qaidamensis DNA.
TCGACCCCATGCAGTGGGTGCTGACCGGGGGAGAGGATCACGCGATCGTGGCGACGTTCCCGCCGGACGTGAAGCTGCCCGCCCGCTGGAAGGTCATCGGCGAGGTCCTCAACCCCTCGGCACTGCCCCAGGTGACGGTCGACGGGGCGCCGTGGACCAGCAAGGGCGGCTGGGACCACTTCGGGGACATAGAGTCATGATCCCCAACGTCCTGACGGTGGCGGGCTCCGACTCCGGTGGGGGCGCGGGCATCCAGGCCGACCTCAAGACGATGCTCGCGCTCGGCGTGCACGGCATGAGCGTCGTCACGGCGGTCACCGCGCAGAACTCGCTCGGTGTGCAGGGGGCTTGGGAACTGCCCGTGGAGGCCGTGCGGGCCCAGTACCGCAGCGTCGTCGACGACATCGGCGTCCAGGCGGTCAAGACCGGGATGCTCGCCTCCGCGGAACTCGTGGAGGCGGTCGCCGAGTTGATCGCGGAGACGGACGCCCCTGCCGTGATCGACCCGGTGGGCGTCTCCAAGCACGGCGATGCCCTGCTCGCCGCCTCTGCGCTGGACTCCGTTCGTACGAAGCTGCTGCCGGTGGCCACTGTGGCCACACCGAACCTCGACGAGGTGGCCCAGATCACGGGCGTACGGGTCGCGTCGGAGGGGGAGATGCGGCAGGCTGCTGCGGCCGTTCTCGCGTACGGGCCGCGCTGGGCGCTGATCAAGGGTGGGCACCTGCCCGGCGACGCCGTCGATCTGCTCACCGACGGATCCGAGGAGCA
It encodes the following:
- the thiD gene encoding bifunctional hydroxymethylpyrimidine kinase/phosphomethylpyrimidine kinase; the protein is MIPNVLTVAGSDSGGGAGIQADLKTMLALGVHGMSVVTAVTAQNSLGVQGAWELPVEAVRAQYRSVVDDIGVQAVKTGMLASAELVEAVAELIAETDAPAVIDPVGVSKHGDALLAASALDSVRTKLLPVATVATPNLDEVAQITGVRVASEGEMRQAAAAVLAYGPRWALIKGGHLPGDAVDLLTDGSEEHWLRAPRHDNRHTHGTGCTLASAIASQLAKGQPVPEAVAAAKEYVTGAVAAGFALGGGIGPVDHGWRFRAGPER